Proteins encoded together in one Amblyomma americanum isolate KBUSLIRL-KWMA chromosome 1, ASM5285725v1, whole genome shotgun sequence window:
- the LOC144113671 gene encoding uncharacterized protein LOC144113671 isoform X2 yields the protein MPEKSNSGGYKDDRWKVKAIPFPPSAERRDTGFREYHPGVLHPRSGGSSPTTPQPSQGGWKYS from the exons ATGCCGGAGAAGAGCAACTCCGGCGGCTACAAGGACGACCGATGGAAG GTGAAGGCGATTCCGTTCCCTCCGTCGGCCGAGAGGAGAGACACGG GCTTCCGGGAATACCACCCTGGCGTGCTGCATCCCCGCTCGGGAGGCAGCAGTCCGACCACGCCGCAGCCCAGCCAAGGCGGATGGA